In Shouchella patagoniensis, the following are encoded in one genomic region:
- a CDS encoding LysM peptidoglycan-binding domain-containing protein codes for MRIHIVQKGDTLWKLANKYDVEPEQIQSANPNVVNPEMLMPGMKLKVPTGTVVVRKEKTETNKQLTSQKQKETIPKKESVQPLKKSEIKAQEIKKTKPEIQMPSPPQSNKKGPTFEQQKPMQQSNELLPLPPKPPCAPCQGKQQSFSMPTNGGFAQQNAQVQQWMQSPPPNANMQPMQMTNQQQGNYQQYDPYSVKQQPSFNGDHNYNHNFSQNNPFMPNQQEFNPYQQNNTHQNQQFTFPQQHQQQQYMPNQQPNYAAQSNWPAMPMDSSQAETGFASQNMNNYGTQPQEHNYHQQNLLYGQSNQGYQSQQMNMPMHQHQQSFNSQAQIPQQQSYSMVHNQAPRMMTHNAMYQQGMNSIEPMMQEYEPRQQVNAYEEKDSQE; via the coding sequence GTGAGAATTCATATCGTCCAAAAGGGAGATACACTTTGGAAACTTGCGAATAAATATGATGTTGAGCCAGAACAAATTCAATCAGCAAATCCGAATGTAGTAAATCCTGAAATGTTAATGCCTGGAATGAAGTTAAAAGTTCCAACAGGCACAGTCGTGGTAAGAAAAGAAAAAACAGAAACGAATAAACAATTGACGTCTCAAAAACAAAAAGAAACGATACCTAAAAAAGAATCTGTGCAGCCATTAAAAAAATCAGAGATAAAAGCTCAGGAAATTAAAAAAACAAAACCCGAAATTCAGATGCCGTCACCTCCACAATCAAATAAAAAAGGGCCTACATTTGAACAACAGAAACCAATGCAACAATCAAATGAGTTACTACCACTTCCGCCAAAGCCTCCTTGCGCGCCATGCCAAGGAAAACAACAATCTTTTTCAATGCCAACTAATGGTGGATTTGCTCAACAAAATGCACAAGTGCAACAATGGATGCAATCACCTCCTCCAAATGCGAACATGCAGCCGATGCAAATGACAAATCAGCAACAAGGAAATTACCAACAATATGATCCATATTCTGTAAAACAACAACCATCATTTAATGGGGATCACAACTACAACCATAATTTCTCACAAAACAATCCATTTATGCCAAATCAACAAGAATTTAATCCTTATCAGCAGAATAATACACATCAAAATCAACAGTTTACTTTTCCGCAACAGCACCAGCAACAGCAATACATGCCGAATCAACAGCCAAATTATGCAGCCCAATCAAATTGGCCTGCCATGCCAATGGACTCATCTCAAGCGGAAACAGGGTTTGCGTCTCAGAACATGAATAATTATGGAACGCAGCCACAAGAACACAATTACCATCAACAAAATTTGTTGTATGGGCAATCAAATCAAGGTTATCAGTCGCAGCAAATGAATATGCCGATGCATCAACATCAACAGTCTTTTAACAGTCAAGCTCAAATTCCCCAACAACAATCTTACTCAATGGTGCATAATCAAGCACCGAGAATGATGACGCATAACGCAATGTACCAACAAGGTATGAATTCTATCGAGCCAATGATGCAGGAGTATGAACCAAGACAACAAGTAAATGCGTATGAAGAAAAGGATTCACAAGAATAA
- the queA gene encoding tRNA preQ1(34) S-adenosylmethionine ribosyltransferase-isomerase QueA codes for MNVNDFDFELPEELIAQTPLKTRTDSRMLVLDKQTKDLSDKAFSDIEMELKAGDCLVLNDTKVLPARLIGEKKETGAVIEVLLLKQLENDVWETLAKPAKRIKVGTEVSFGEGALTAICTNVLPDGGRQFQFNYKGVFYELLEKLGTMPLPPYIKERLDDSDRYQTVYANQLGSAAAPTAGLHFTAELLNRIKEKGVSIVYLTLHVGLGTFRPVSVESVEDHLMHSEYYALSDSAATILRGTRKAGGRIIAVGTTSARTLETVYSEHNDFVAATGWTSIFIYPGYTYRAVDGLLTNFHLPKSTLVMLVSALVGKEPLMQAYTHAVKERYRFFSFGDAMFIRP; via the coding sequence GTGAATGTAAATGATTTTGATTTTGAATTACCAGAAGAGTTAATTGCCCAGACACCTTTGAAAACGAGGACTGATTCTCGTATGTTGGTACTGGATAAACAGACAAAAGACTTGAGCGATAAAGCTTTTTCTGATATTGAAATGGAATTAAAGGCTGGAGATTGTCTCGTTTTAAATGACACAAAAGTACTTCCGGCGAGATTGATTGGCGAAAAGAAAGAAACTGGGGCTGTTATTGAAGTATTGTTATTAAAACAGCTTGAAAATGATGTATGGGAAACGTTAGCAAAGCCAGCGAAGAGAATTAAAGTTGGTACGGAAGTCTCTTTTGGTGAAGGGGCGCTAACCGCTATTTGTACGAATGTGCTTCCTGATGGAGGAAGACAGTTCCAATTCAACTATAAAGGTGTTTTTTATGAACTTCTTGAGAAACTTGGAACAATGCCGCTACCACCATATATTAAAGAGCGCCTAGATGATTCAGACCGCTATCAAACGGTTTATGCAAATCAGTTAGGCTCTGCAGCAGCACCTACAGCAGGGTTGCACTTTACTGCAGAATTACTTAATCGTATTAAAGAAAAAGGTGTTTCGATTGTCTACCTGACATTACATGTTGGTTTAGGGACATTTCGTCCTGTAAGTGTAGAAAGTGTAGAAGATCATTTGATGCACTCGGAATATTATGCGCTTAGTGATTCAGCTGCAACAATTTTAAGGGGCACTCGAAAAGCAGGCGGAAGAATAATTGCTGTTGGAACGACGTCAGCACGCACGTTGGAAACCGTTTACTCAGAACATAATGATTTTGTAGCTGCAACTGGCTGGACATCCATTTTTATTTATCCAGGCTATACGTATCGTGCGGTTGATGGCCTCCTTACAAACTTTCATCTCCCTAAATCTACACTAGTGATGTTAGTAAGTGCACTCGTTGGTAAAGAACCTTTAATGCAAGCTTACACGCACGCAGTAAAAGAACGTTATCGTTTTTTTAGTTTTGGCGACGCGATGTTTATACGACCGTAA
- a CDS encoding post-transcriptional regulator — protein MIEKQQFDSWKEDVRPVLIIKLEEFHELGYNRVSEEDLWTYCIDKLKKRKEFMPFYAFVDELLSIQPQGYMTWLTVNTYKEPVDWFKEFEAATEQQHTNS, from the coding sequence ATGATTGAGAAACAACAATTTGATAGTTGGAAAGAAGATGTGCGACCTGTTCTTATCATTAAGTTAGAAGAATTCCATGAACTTGGTTATAATCGGGTGTCGGAGGAAGATCTATGGACTTATTGTATAGACAAGTTAAAGAAGCGGAAAGAATTTATGCCGTTTTATGCATTTGTAGATGAGCTGCTCTCTATTCAGCCTCAAGGTTATATGACTTGGTTGACGGTAAATACGTATAAAGAACCAGTTGATTGGTTTAAAGAATTTGAGGCGGCAACTGAACAGCAACATACAAACAGCTAG
- the spoVB gene encoding stage V sporulation protein B produces MTKQTFIRGTLILIAAGFITKVLGFINRIVMARMLGAEGVGLYMMAIPTMLLLLTLTQLGLPVAIAKLVAEAEAIGNRQRIKKILAVSLAITGLLSILFTAAMFLLAPLIATTMLTDTRAIFPLFAVIPIVPIIALSSVLRGYFQGRQNMKPTAYAQVIEQIVRITLVAVLTAAFMPFGLEYAAAGAMLSAICGEFASLLYMMFLFKSQKTFRFRRRFFSTIKGERKTLSDLLHIALPTTGSRLIGTTALFFEPIVVAQSLAIAGTMTVVATQQYGLLVGYVVPLLTLPTFITYSLSVSLLPNLSEAAANKQTVLIHHRLEQTLRIGFLSGGICVVILYVFASELMTLMYNAPHAAPMLQIMAPFALFLYLQGPLQAALQALNYAKVSMMNSLIGAVVKTGAIFALASNANLGIMGAALAIVIGFVLVTMLHFASIAKTTGFAIHARPVIKLLLLIVATAYIGIQTETHLFHSLSYGTKALCSITITSLVYIAGIFALKLLTKEELRRLPIIGKYM; encoded by the coding sequence ATGACTAAACAAACTTTTATTAGAGGTACGCTCATTTTAATAGCAGCAGGCTTTATTACAAAAGTTTTGGGCTTCATTAATCGAATTGTTATGGCTAGAATGCTTGGTGCTGAAGGCGTTGGTCTTTACATGATGGCCATTCCTACAATGTTGCTATTGTTGACATTAACACAACTAGGCTTACCCGTTGCCATAGCAAAGCTAGTAGCAGAAGCAGAAGCTATTGGTAATAGGCAGCGTATAAAAAAAATCCTTGCCGTTTCTCTTGCAATAACTGGGCTGCTTAGCATCTTATTTACTGCAGCAATGTTTTTACTTGCTCCATTAATTGCAACAACGATGCTAACTGACACTCGCGCAATCTTTCCATTATTTGCTGTCATTCCAATTGTGCCTATTATAGCACTTTCATCTGTTTTACGGGGGTATTTCCAAGGACGCCAAAATATGAAACCTACAGCCTATGCACAGGTAATCGAGCAAATTGTTCGCATTACGTTAGTAGCGGTTTTAACTGCTGCTTTTATGCCTTTTGGCTTAGAATACGCTGCGGCTGGTGCAATGCTATCTGCGATTTGTGGGGAATTTGCTTCCTTGCTCTATATGATGTTTTTATTTAAATCTCAAAAAACCTTCCGTTTTAGACGGCGTTTTTTTTCTACAATAAAAGGAGAAAGAAAGACACTTTCTGACTTACTCCATATCGCTCTTCCAACGACAGGGAGTAGACTTATTGGCACTACCGCTCTATTTTTTGAACCAATTGTAGTTGCACAAAGCTTAGCCATAGCTGGGACGATGACCGTGGTGGCTACACAACAATACGGGCTGCTCGTTGGGTATGTTGTTCCTTTATTAACACTTCCCACTTTTATTACGTATTCCTTGTCCGTTTCACTTCTACCTAATTTAAGCGAAGCTGCTGCAAACAAACAAACTGTCTTAATTCATCACCGTTTAGAACAAACATTACGCATCGGTTTTTTATCTGGAGGGATATGCGTTGTTATTCTTTATGTATTTGCCAGCGAACTGATGACTCTCATGTATAATGCTCCCCACGCGGCTCCAATGTTACAAATTATGGCTCCTTTTGCTTTATTTCTTTATTTGCAAGGGCCCCTGCAAGCTGCGCTCCAGGCCTTAAATTATGCTAAAGTATCAATGATGAACAGTTTAATTGGCGCTGTAGTTAAAACAGGAGCTATCTTTGCCCTTGCATCCAATGCTAATTTAGGAATTATGGGCGCTGCTTTAGCGATCGTCATTGGTTTTGTTCTCGTCACTATGTTACATTTCGCATCCATTGCGAAGACCACTGGTTTTGCCATTCATGCAAGGCCCGTAATTAAGCTTCTGCTTTTAATTGTGGCAACAGCATACATTGGCATCCAAACAGAAACTCATTTGTTTCACTCCCTTTCATATGGAACAAAAGCACTTTGTTCCATTACGATCACCTCACTAGTCTATATCGCCGGGATTTTTGCTCTTAAACTTTTAACAAAAGAGGAACTACGCCGCTTACCTATCATTGGAAAATATATGTAA
- a CDS encoding DUF2905 domain-containing protein — translation MGKTLVIVGVVLIIIGVLWQLLGRLIPLGRLPGDLFFKNGQVSFYFPIVTCIVISIVLSILFSLFRR, via the coding sequence ATGGGTAAAACACTCGTAATTGTTGGTGTCGTTCTTATTATTATTGGAGTGCTTTGGCAATTGCTTGGGCGTTTAATACCACTTGGACGTTTGCCAGGTGACTTGTTTTTTAAAAATGGTCAAGTGTCCTTTTATTTTCCAATTGTTACATGTATTGTTATTAGCATCGTGCTATCTATATTGTTCTCACTGTTCCGGCGCTAA
- the yajC gene encoding preprotein translocase subunit YajC encodes MNEGASLLVTMLPFIGIIVLFYFLLIRPQQKQQKKVREMHASLQRGDKIITIGGLHGVIDSIDESVVVLLVNDNRKLTYDRSAIREVVQSD; translated from the coding sequence ATGAATGAAGGTGCAAGCCTATTAGTAACAATGCTCCCATTTATCGGGATCATCGTGCTGTTTTATTTCTTGCTTATCCGTCCGCAACAAAAACAGCAAAAAAAGGTAAGAGAAATGCATGCATCGCTGCAACGTGGTGATAAAATTATCACGATTGGCGGTCTTCATGGTGTAATTGATTCAATTGACGAATCAGTAGTTGTTCTTCTTGTGAACGATAACCGCAAGCTTACTTACGATCGTTCAGCGATTCGTGAAGTGGTGCAATCTGATTAA
- a CDS encoding TIGR04086 family membrane protein, protein MEGGRFLPAIFVGVTVSIGISVVISALIATLLTLTSLTENSVSWVMIAFAFIALFIGGFIAGGRAGMRGWLAGALTALLFSGIVLAISYLGYNEVVSVKQLLLFAGYVGISSLGGMIGVNLSHANN, encoded by the coding sequence ATGGAAGGCGGACGTTTTCTACCAGCAATCTTTGTCGGCGTCACAGTGAGTATTGGAATTTCTGTTGTAATTAGTGCCTTAATTGCGACATTGCTTACACTCACCTCACTTACCGAAAACTCTGTTAGCTGGGTCATGATTGCTTTTGCTTTTATCGCGCTATTTATCGGGGGCTTTATAGCTGGCGGTAGAGCAGGGATGAGAGGCTGGCTAGCAGGCGCTTTAACTGCTTTACTTTTTTCAGGCATCGTATTAGCAATTAGTTACCTTGGTTATAATGAAGTGGTTTCTGTAAAGCAGTTACTTCTTTTCGCAGGTTATGTCGGGATTTCATCTTTAGGTGGAATGATTGGAGTTAATTTGTCACATGCAAACAATTAA
- a CDS encoding BofC C-terminal domain-containing protein, translating to MIKQLVNRNWIPFALGAVSVGFFYGSFSLLIHEEQKQETSPINVESEQVYPSSTEVLLETVFADGQIRQERLNETIWAMEDFWAEYEDWQLIDQSVGFAHFRQNILDVSPEVKRDGYIGLTEDMEVILYVGQLEAMDIVHIYNDISVSELTTNQLLELSEGIRIKDLQMLTDTLEKLY from the coding sequence ATGATCAAACAACTGGTGAACCGAAATTGGATTCCCTTTGCACTAGGAGCTGTTTCTGTCGGATTTTTTTATGGTAGTTTTTCTTTGCTAATCCATGAAGAACAAAAGCAAGAAACTTCTCCAATAAATGTTGAAAGTGAACAAGTCTATCCTTCATCAACAGAGGTATTGTTAGAAACGGTTTTTGCGGATGGGCAAATACGACAAGAACGTCTGAACGAAACGATTTGGGCTATGGAAGATTTTTGGGCCGAATATGAAGATTGGCAATTGATTGATCAGTCCGTTGGTTTCGCTCATTTTAGACAGAATATTCTCGATGTTTCTCCTGAAGTTAAACGTGATGGCTATATCGGTTTGACTGAAGACATGGAGGTCATACTATATGTCGGGCAGCTTGAAGCGATGGATATTGTTCATATTTATAATGACATAAGCGTCAGTGAGTTAACGACAAATCAGTTACTAGAACTCAGCGAGGGGATTCGTATAAAAGATTTACAAATGCTAACGGATACTCTTGAAAAACTATATTAA
- a CDS encoding YetF domain-containing protein: MLLKFVLLQAIAVYSSMRMMLVIKRKTEIGHMQTEEFALCLLIGGVIASVLTPYVHIQMYMLCLVVFSASIFLKKQRRVFNKGRQLNYRKEQVKQSMIPLPLIIDGTIQQEGLNELKQTELWLRQQLRSFGYRDIRKISYCSIKGKHSFFIDSL, encoded by the coding sequence ATGCTGCTTAAGTTCGTGTTGCTTCAAGCAATCGCCGTTTATAGTTCCATGCGAATGATGCTGGTGATAAAACGAAAAACGGAAATTGGTCATATGCAAACAGAAGAATTTGCTTTATGTCTTTTAATTGGGGGAGTGATAGCCTCCGTTTTAACCCCTTATGTGCATATCCAGATGTACATGTTGTGTTTAGTTGTATTCTCTGCTTCCATTTTTTTAAAAAAACAGAGACGTGTTTTTAACAAAGGTCGTCAATTGAATTACAGAAAAGAACAAGTAAAGCAATCAATGATTCCATTACCTTTAATTATAGATGGAACGATTCAGCAAGAGGGTCTTAATGAATTGAAACAAACAGAACTATGGCTCCGTCAACAATTACGATCATTTGGATATCGTGATATTCGCAAAATCTCTTATTGTTCTATAAAAGGAAAGCACTCTTTTTTTATTGATTCCTTATGA
- the tgt gene encoding tRNA guanosine(34) transglycosylase Tgt, whose protein sequence is MTAVTYEHIKTCKQSGARLGRVHTPHGSFETPMFMPVGTLATVKTMSPEDLERMDAQIILSNTYHLWLRPGEDIIEEAGGLHSFMNWNKPILTDSGGFQVFSLSDLRKITEEGVHFRNHLSGAKLFLSPEKAMQIQHSLGSDIMMAFDECPPYPADYSYMKSSVERTSRWAERCLTEHQQAGKDSHQGLFGIIQGGEYEELRKQSAKDLTSLDFPGYAVGGLSVGEPKDVMNRVLEFTTPLMPEDKPRYLMGVGSPDSLIDGAIRGIDMFDCVLPTRIARNGTCMTSAGRLVVRNAKYARDFRPLDENCDCHVCRTYSRAYIRHLIKCEETFGFRLTTYHNLYFLLNLMKQVRQAIVDDRLLDFRAQFFEDYGFNKENAKNF, encoded by the coding sequence TTGACTGCAGTTACTTATGAACATATAAAAACATGTAAGCAATCTGGAGCGAGACTTGGTCGTGTTCATACACCTCATGGTTCATTTGAAACACCGATGTTTATGCCTGTAGGGACACTAGCTACGGTTAAGACTATGAGTCCAGAGGATCTGGAGAGAATGGATGCACAGATTATTTTAAGTAATACGTATCATTTATGGTTAAGACCTGGAGAAGACATTATCGAAGAAGCAGGTGGATTGCATTCCTTTATGAATTGGAATAAACCCATTTTGACTGATTCAGGTGGATTCCAAGTATTTAGTTTGAGTGATTTAAGGAAAATCACCGAAGAAGGTGTACATTTTCGTAATCACTTAAGTGGAGCGAAGTTGTTTCTTTCTCCTGAAAAAGCAATGCAAATTCAACATTCTCTTGGGTCAGATATTATGATGGCTTTTGATGAGTGTCCACCTTATCCAGCTGATTATTCATATATGAAATCATCAGTAGAAAGAACGAGTCGTTGGGCAGAAAGGTGTTTAACTGAACATCAGCAAGCTGGAAAAGATAGTCACCAGGGACTGTTTGGAATCATACAAGGTGGAGAATACGAAGAACTTCGGAAACAAAGCGCAAAAGATTTGACATCGCTAGATTTCCCCGGTTATGCTGTAGGTGGACTGTCTGTCGGAGAACCGAAAGATGTCATGAATCGCGTACTGGAGTTCACTACGCCATTAATGCCTGAAGATAAACCTCGGTACTTAATGGGAGTAGGTTCGCCTGATTCGTTAATTGACGGGGCAATAAGAGGTATTGATATGTTCGATTGCGTCTTGCCAACCCGCATCGCGCGAAATGGTACTTGTATGACAAGTGCAGGAAGATTGGTTGTCCGCAATGCGAAATACGCCCGAGATTTTCGTCCCTTGGATGAAAATTGCGATTGTCATGTATGCCGAACGTACTCGCGTGCTTATATACGGCACCTCATTAAATGTGAAGAAACATTTGGCTTTCGTTTAACGACTTACCATAATTTGTATTTTCTTTTGAATTTAATGAAACAAGTTCGCCAGGCTATTGTGGACGATCGTCTACTTGATTTTCGCGCACAGTTTTTTGAGGACTATGGCTTTAATAAGGAGAACGCTAAGAACTTTTAA
- a CDS encoding YhcN/YlaJ family sporulation lipoprotein → MKKAALTFMCASVLMVGLTGCGQNQGSNANMYRGSDAQMGYDEGGYTANYPYYGNGAGGKEYYRDNRFSSKNGRMNNARANYEHNHKANQFRGMTGDHRSGMVDENGILNRKSEQGQRGMSFKKSSMNKKGGHNNSHATENGQAHYHRDYDGNHVQSLRSEIEEMDGVKGARVIMNGNDVVVGYEADGKNKDLDHKIKNHLSESAGNGKNVIVTSERKMYSNMQKMDDRLRSGAAFQEVENTFSDMMKDLGNAANRPFEKSR, encoded by the coding sequence ATGAAAAAAGCTGCTTTAACGTTTATGTGTGCCAGTGTACTAATGGTCGGTCTAACAGGATGTGGCCAAAATCAAGGGTCAAATGCAAATATGTATCGTGGTTCTGATGCTCAAATGGGTTATGATGAAGGTGGATATACAGCCAACTATCCTTATTATGGAAATGGCGCCGGAGGAAAAGAATATTATCGAGACAACCGTTTCTCCAGTAAAAACGGACGAATGAATAATGCCCGTGCAAATTATGAACATAATCATAAAGCGAATCAGTTCCGTGGAATGACCGGGGATCACCGTTCAGGCATGGTTGATGAAAACGGCATATTAAACAGGAAGTCAGAGCAAGGGCAAAGAGGAATGAGTTTCAAAAAATCATCGATGAATAAAAAGGGTGGACATAATAACAGTCATGCAACTGAAAATGGACAAGCTCATTATCATCGTGATTATGATGGAAACCATGTTCAATCTTTAAGGTCTGAAATTGAAGAAATGGATGGCGTTAAAGGTGCCCGAGTTATTATGAATGGTAATGATGTCGTTGTTGGTTATGAGGCTGATGGTAAAAATAAAGACTTAGATCATAAAATCAAAAATCATCTAAGTGAATCAGCGGGCAATGGGAAAAATGTCATTGTAACTTCAGAGCGTAAAATGTATTCCAATATGCAGAAAATGGACGATCGCCTTCGTTCAGGTGCTGCATTTCAAGAAGTGGAAAACACGTTCAGTGATATGATGAAAGATTTAGGCAATGCAGCCAATCGACCATTTGAGAAAAGTCGTTAA
- a CDS encoding cytochrome C oxidase subunit II codes for MTKQFNIVLALTFILFLAACGGADNNENAEQPEDNNTANGETLTIQAMNWQFDQEEYSVPAGEMTIELENAEGNHGIIIKGANEGEDIVLNSSGSTMATLEPGEYQIECSIPCGSGHTDMVSTLIVT; via the coding sequence ATGACAAAACAATTTAACATCGTTCTCGCATTAACGTTCATTCTTTTCCTTGCCGCTTGTGGCGGAGCAGACAATAACGAAAATGCAGAACAACCTGAAGACAACAACACAGCTAATGGAGAAACATTAACCATTCAAGCAATGAATTGGCAATTTGATCAAGAAGAATATTCAGTTCCCGCTGGTGAAATGACAATCGAATTAGAAAACGCTGAAGGAAATCATGGCATCATTATTAAAGGTGCTAATGAAGGTGAGGATATTGTCTTAAACAGTTCAGGATCTACAATGGCTACTCTTGAACCTGGCGAATACCAAATCGAGTGCAGTATTCCTTGTGGCTCTGGTCACACTGATATGGTTTCTACATTAATCGTAACGTAA
- the ruvB gene encoding Holliday junction branch migration DNA helicase RuvB, with protein MEDRIVSAEATEAEMANEQNLRPNTLEDYIGQEAVKANLAVFMEAAKMRQEALDHVLLYGPPGLGKTTLAAIIAAEMGGELRTTSGPAIERAGDLAAILTALEPGDVLFIDEIHRLNRVVEEVLYPAMEDFCLDIVIGKGPTARSVRLDLPPFTLVGATTRAGMISSPLRDRFGVLSRLEYYHPKELALIVERSAKVFGVELSKEAGLEVARRSRGTPRIANRLLRRVRDFTQVSGAPSITLKGASDALEKLHVDPLGLDHIDDKLLKSMMERFNGGPVGLETIAATIGEESDTIEEVYEPYLLQIGFIQRTPRGRIATPLCYSHYGLEYKNG; from the coding sequence ATGGAAGACCGTATCGTCTCAGCGGAGGCTACGGAAGCCGAGATGGCAAATGAACAAAATTTACGCCCAAACACTTTGGAAGATTATATTGGCCAGGAGGCGGTTAAAGCCAACTTAGCAGTATTTATGGAAGCGGCAAAAATGCGACAAGAAGCACTAGATCATGTCCTTTTATATGGACCGCCTGGTCTTGGGAAGACAACGCTTGCTGCTATTATAGCGGCAGAAATGGGTGGAGAGCTTCGCACAACCTCTGGTCCTGCTATCGAAAGGGCAGGAGACTTAGCCGCGATTTTAACAGCACTTGAACCTGGAGACGTTCTTTTTATTGATGAAATACATCGCTTAAATCGTGTAGTAGAAGAGGTTCTATATCCAGCGATGGAGGATTTTTGCCTCGATATCGTTATCGGGAAAGGACCAACAGCTCGATCCGTTCGACTTGATTTACCACCATTCACATTAGTAGGTGCAACAACGAGAGCGGGAATGATCTCTTCTCCCCTTAGAGATCGGTTTGGTGTTCTGTCTAGGCTTGAGTATTATCATCCTAAGGAACTTGCCTTAATTGTTGAAAGATCTGCAAAAGTATTCGGTGTGGAGCTATCCAAAGAAGCGGGACTTGAGGTTGCTAGACGTTCAAGAGGGACCCCTCGAATAGCCAATCGTCTTTTGCGGAGAGTTAGAGACTTTACACAAGTTAGTGGAGCTCCTTCCATTACTCTTAAGGGGGCAAGTGATGCGTTGGAAAAGCTTCATGTTGATCCACTAGGTCTAGACCATATTGATGACAAATTGTTAAAAAGCATGATGGAGAGATTTAACGGCGGTCCAGTTGGACTTGAGACGATTGCTGCTACAATTGGTGAGGAATCGGATACGATTGAAGAGGTTTATGAGCCTTACTTATTGCAAATAGGCTTTATCCAAAGAACGCCGCGAGGACGGATTGCAACGCCACTTTGTTATTCTCATTATGGATTGGAATATAAAAATGGGTAA
- the ruvA gene encoding Holliday junction branch migration protein RuvA — protein MIDYIKGVLVEIEPAYLVVETNGVGYQIYCANPYRFSQNTMTEIIVPTYHYVREDTQRLYGFSNKMERALFEKLLNVSGIGPKGALAILASGQPEHIVQAIEEEDDALLVRFPGVGKKTARQIILDLKGKLEEFSPSLMNRSTLNTVNTENVDLQDALEALRALGYVDKELKKVEKQLKNEELETDGYIKRALALMLKT, from the coding sequence ATGATTGATTATATTAAAGGGGTATTAGTTGAAATTGAACCTGCGTACCTTGTTGTTGAAACAAATGGGGTTGGGTACCAAATTTATTGTGCAAACCCGTACCGCTTTTCTCAAAATACAATGACAGAAATAATTGTGCCAACTTATCATTATGTACGTGAAGACACTCAACGTCTATACGGTTTTTCAAACAAAATGGAACGTGCTTTATTTGAGAAATTGCTTAATGTTAGTGGGATAGGTCCAAAAGGAGCATTGGCCATCTTAGCATCTGGACAACCAGAACATATTGTTCAAGCGATTGAAGAGGAAGATGATGCACTCCTTGTTCGATTTCCAGGCGTGGGAAAGAAAACCGCTCGGCAAATTATACTTGATCTAAAAGGAAAATTAGAAGAGTTTTCACCTTCACTAATGAATAGGTCCACACTTAATACGGTGAATACAGAAAATGTTGATTTACAAGATGCTCTTGAGGCATTGCGAGCACTTGGCTATGTGGATAAAGAATTGAAAAAGGTTGAAAAACAGCTTAAAAATGAAGAGCTTGAAACAGATGGGTACATAAAGCGTGCACTTGCACTTATGCTGAAGACCTAA